The Drosophila sulfurigaster albostrigata strain 15112-1811.04 chromosome 3, ASM2355843v2, whole genome shotgun sequence genomic sequence CTATGATCGTTATCCCGATGAATATGGTAAGTGGCGTATGGCAATGGGTACTGCTCAATTTAACCCTTTAATGTCACTCTTTATACTTAATCACTGCTCGATACTGACAactaattaactaattaattaactaaccTGTCGCGCTGCAACGCAACTTATTAGATCGGTATCCCATGGGTGTCAATGGCGACAGGGATCGAGAACGTGATCGTGATCGTTATCCAGAACGCTATCCACCAGATCGTTATGGAGACCGTCGCTATCCGGATAGAGATCAGGATCGAGATAGGGATCGTGATCGTTTGCCTTATCGACCTTTGCCTTATCCAGCCATCAACGACAACTCTTTGCCCAGTGATCTGCCCCACACGCGACCTTTTCccattgatgatgatgcaccTTATAGACCTTATGGCTATGGAGGTGGTGGTGGAGGTGGCAGCAGATACGGCGACAATCGATATGACAGTCGCTATCCAGCAAGATATCCACCTAGTCGAGATCCTGTTGGTGGCTACACTGGTCGCGATGCTCCTGACAGCATATTCCCCGATAGACGTTATCGTCCCTCTTCTATGGATCCCTCTCGATATCCCTATGCGCCAGATTCCCGTGCCCCACCTGGACGTTATGATGATATCGTGCACAATGCCCGACGTCCAGAACCCGAGTCAGCCAAACGTTATCCACCCGCTCCCTTGGCACCCACTGGCAGCGCCAGCAAGTACGCCTCCACTCCGAACCGCTTCCCTGTAGGTAACGAGCGGTATCCGATCGACATCTTCAAGTATGGTAATCGTCTAGGTGGCAGCGATCTTGGCAGACGCCCCGGTAAGTAGCTCACACTAATACAACTACCAGTCTAATCCGACTAGCCACAATTCTGATCACCGCTAACAGTAAACAATGCGCAACCAATAGTACCTTGTTACCATGAAGATCAATGGTATTACCTCGCGACTGATCGCATGGGCGTTTGGACTTGAACATTTCTTTTGCATATCATAGTAATTCTACagatttttttataaatattaaattttttttgtcataaaGTCAACCTTTTGATTGCCCAGTGGATGTGGCATCCATCGTTGTCTTTTAATATCACAGGtcaataataaagaaaagcgTTTTCAGCTTCGTTTACACTTGCCTTAATCCACTAAATTGTATAGCAATGTTATTACAATACATTTAGGTAGACTCAGTTTTATCTGCCTATTGAAAACAGCACCCATTGAGTATTTGTATAAAGAGGAAGTTCGTCTTACATAGAAAAACTCTTTCACATAGAAAACTTATCTACCAAAGTAAAGCTCTTGTTTGCATGACTAACAAGCGCAAAGCTTGGAAATTGAATAGCTTTGACAGCTATAACTGTTCTAATCCATATATTATACATTCTAAAAATGTCATTCACTGCAGCTGGAGCTTTCATTGCAAAGCGTACCAGTGTAACCACATCGATTTAAAAATGAGCTTAAATTTGTTCTCCTATTGCAGAACACAGCTGCATACTTTTAGTGCCCACTTCGCGATCAATGCGATTActccataaatatttgatttacatattttaatctTAATAAATTTGTCTTAGGTTTAGATCGCCCACCGCCATACTATGACTACGACTACGAGGAACGCTATGGCGATAGATTTGCGCCTGGCCCCTACGATAGGGAGTACGATGGACCGCCTGGACGACGACCCCTGCCAGGTGGCCCCTATGGGCGTTACGACACGCCTTTCAATCGCCCCTACGGTGGCGTTGGAGGCGGCGGCAGTCTCGATGATCGTCCCCTGCCGCTACCTGGCCTCGGACTGGGTCTATCGCATCCGCCCACACCGTATGGTGGCGGCTCCCATGTGGGAATTGGTGGAGGTGCTGGTCCACCGCGACCGCCCATCACCCGATGCGAGGAGAGTGACAACTTCAAGCAGATTGCGGCCAGGCACAAAATGCGACGTCACTTTGTAAGACGGGCACTGATCGTGCCAAGCCTGATACAATGCGAACGAGAGTGCATCGAGACCAGGGACTTTGTGTGCCGCAGCTTTAACTACAGGTTCGAGACAGAGATGCGCGATAAATACTAGCTACAAGTGCAAGCTAAGAATGCAATTGTGTATTCAATTTACAGAGACACTGCCTCCAGCTACGATGATCGCGACCGAGACCGCGATCGAGATCGTGAACGGGAACGCGAACGGGATCGAGAGTCGCCCAACTGTGAGCTGAGCGACAGAGACTCGCGGGAATTGGATATACACGATCCAGGCTCTTTCGACGCCTCCAACTATGATTTCTACGAGCGCAGCATTGGACGCAGCGATGGCGAATGCATGGATGGTAACTAATCTTTTGGCTAATAGCCCATGGCTCGCATGCCAATTGACAATTGACTAATTGCTCTGctatttgttatattgttatttgtgCTATTTGTGTACAGTTACCCAGACATGCAATGAGGAAGGCATGGAGTTTACTATACGAACACCTGAGGGTTTTCTGGGACGGATCTACACGTATGGCTTCTACGATCGCTGTTTCTTCCGCGGCAATGGCGGCACAGTGAATGTGCTGCGCATCAGCGGACCCCAGGGCTACCCCGACTGTGGCACACAACGCGTAAGTGATGACGCTATGACTACATTAATCATCGATCGTTATCTCGTATCTCTTatcgctctttctctttgaCAGTACGGCGATACGCTGACTAATATTGTGGTCGTGCAATTTTCGGACAATGTACAAACAAGTCGCGATAAGCGATACAATCTCACATGCATCTTTCGTGGACCCGGCGAGGCAGTTGTCAGCTCTGGCTACATCGGCGCGGGGTTGGTTTCAAATGACACATGAGACTGATGACACGTAGATCTTAATACAAAACATGTTTGTTTCGCTTATCAAATTTCAGCTCAGGCAGTCCCATTCCCATTGAGTATTTGCCGGCGGAGAATACGCTCAGCTCTAAGGTGCGACTGAGTATTCTCTACCAGGGCAGGCCCACCACAACCATTGCTGTGGGTGATCCGTTGACCTTCCGACTTGAGGCGCAGGATGGTTATAATCATGTCACAGATATATTCGCCACCAATGTGGTGGCTAGGGATCCCTACTCTGGTCGCAGCATACAGCTAATAGATCGTTTCGGTTGCCCTGTCGATCCTTATGTCTTCCCGGAGCTGGACAAACTACGCGATGGCGACACACTCGAGGCACGCTTTAATGCCTTCAAGATACCCGAATCCAATTTCTTAGTTTTTGAGGCTACTGTACGCTCTTGCAGAGAAGGCTGCCAGCCAGCGTATTGTCCTGGTCCCGCTGGACGCCAAGAACCCTCGTTTGGACGCAAACGTCGATCTTTGAATATAACAGAGTTACCAGAACCGCAAGCACTTGAGGGCGTGAATCAACTGGACACCAACCAACcggtggaggaggaggtgaTTGTGGTCAATAGTACCACAGTGAGCGCAACACCAGGAGCAGGTCAATTCAATGCCACACAGGATGCCGAGAAATCTAAGGAGACCGAAGAACCGGAGCAAGTACGCGAAATGATTGAGGTGCGTGAGAATCGACTAAACAATGTTAAGCACTATAATATACAACTTAACGATTCCCGCAGGTCTTTGAGACGCGCGAGGAAATTGAAAAGGAATCGTATCCACGCAAACTAGTAGCTCCAGTAGAAACAGTCTGCATGACGCCCGCGGAGTATCATGGCTTGATTACAGCCATTATACTGCTGATGATATTGTTGTTTAGCATAACGCTGGTGGCCGGTCTGGGCTACAGGTGAGTGGGCGGAGTCGACAGTTGGCTAGGAGTGGCATGATTCATCAGTAAATTCTTTTTTCGGTAGACGCTACTGGAAATCTATGTCGAAGAACCGCTTGGTGGACCGCAATTCGCCCATTCATTCGCTGGGACACTCGCACTCCTCGATACGCACTCATGAGCGTTTCACCGAAATTGGACATATGCCGAATACAACAGGTGGAGCAGGTGGAGGCAGTGGACATAATCAAAGCACATCTAATCGCGGCTCGAACGCATTTCGCACTAACATGTCCATGTTTGGTGGCTCATTACATAAGACTTTTGCCACGGGGTAAGCTTAACTACTAGTAGTCCACTCGAACTGGTTTACTaatcttcttctctctctttccccaCTTGCAGCAACCTGGCGCGCATGTGTCAGCTGCCGGTTATAAATCCCATTCGCTCTGGCGGTAATACTAATCATCAGTTCGAGGATCCCAGTGAGCCTATCTACACCGATCCATCGCTGTTTGAGCGCTCCAGGTAAAGTAATCTCCTCCCATGTGTTTAACACTCCATTACACTCACTTTGTACCCCATTTGACTTACTTACTATATATTCATGTTATCTAGGAATCCCCCTGCCATTACCACAGTGCGCaactgtaaatatatatatatttttttcaatattttattgttgtcattttgACATAACATGCTTAGAGTGGACTGCAGACGCAGAGCCTAACCTTGTTGCACCTGCCACCACTTCCGCCTGCTATTTGGCACTGGGTGGTGCACCAATCACCTTGCAGCTCGCAGACACCCGTGAATGTTGGCCACTCATTGCCACCAACTAAATCGAACATAATAGTTAGACAactaattatttgtttattataatttgcaaCTTACATGACTTGACTTGGGCTAACACGATTAACAAGCGCACTACGAAAACAATAAGTAAACTCAAGTATTTCATCTCGACTCTCAAATCACGTCTGACAGCTTCAGGGAATAAAAAAACTCTGATTTCAGCTCAGCTGAGCGGGATTTTTGTGTTGATGATGATAAGCCTTATCAACTAATTGAATAATTCGTTCATTCGTTCGTTCTTCTAACACGAAAACTGCATGTCTATTTCAATGTTTCCACTCATTCTCcgattaaatgaaattgtttcaCATTGCTGATTAACCAAACTCACCTCATTGTTCTTTTTTCTCCACCCACACAGATCGCTGCGAAGTCTGACCATGGTCGCCGAGTCGGAAGATAATCAAGAGGTCTAAAGTATGCACAAGAGAATTTTGCTCGTCTTCTTGTGATTAGTTTGTAAATAATCTACATAAAGCTGTTCCGAAAGCCACCTAACATGCTGCATACACTTTCCCAGATACAAAacttatattgatattgatatactcgtatacatatctgcatttgtatctgtatctctgcGTATCTTTGGCCCCTCTGGATAATTTCGCAATGGGTCTCAACAAATATCTATCGATATCCACCTAGACATAAGCCTTAAAACAGAAGAatctattaatttaaaacaagcaaccaaaaaataacataGCAAAGCATttaaacagaaacaaaaaaacataataaaccCACACACTaaacatatagtatatgcacacaattatttgtatacaACTAAgatataaaatgcaataaagcTTAAACTTATCCATACAGAGCATGAACTTTTTACAATTAACTTAGAATAAATGGCTTTCTTTGCTTCAgaaaaaacttataaaaaagGAAGAAATGATTGAGGTAATATATGGCAATTGAGGTTGTTGAATCCGAAACCTTATTTTAGAAAATCATTCATATTCACCTATTAAAAGACTTCCATAGCAACAGTTCGAAATAGTAAATACGAACATAACTAACTCAATATTACGTTACTTTCATTAAGCGCAGTAGAATACACGTTTCCAATTAATCTATTTCTCGTTTCCGGTCTAAAGTTTTATTAAGAGTTCCATAAATTCTTTAAGCCCGATTCTATATTCCCTGCTCATAAGCCCGATTTAAATTGGGGATATTTGCATAAGTCGGTCACGCTTTAATTGTTGGCCTTGATTTAGGTCTTATGTAAAAACCCTTTGATTACACTTTGTATGATATAATGTAGCTTGTTTATAATTGCATGTAAGTGGCGAATGTAAAAACAGTTTGTCTGGTGTCTGGGCCGAAAGTTCGTGCCGCATCGACCGCCCCAAAAAAGTTGTGAACGTGTTAAAAGACGCACTAGCAATGGGCCCAAAATAAACAGCTCAAAGATATTTCGATGCGTAATTCTCGCCTACGtgtaaataccaaaaaaccaaaagtaaAACTCAAATGAACATCAAAACTGAATGATCACCAATAACGATTTACAGCAGTTTACAGCCATCATAAATGAATTTCTAAATGAAGTTAATACTCCATATTGAGAGCTTTAATACAACTTGGTAGAATGCTGTCCCAGCTTGAACTGCAGATGCCAACGAAGGCATCTAAAGCGAGTGACGATATCGGCCAAGTTTGGTTTTTATCTGGCCGCATGGAAGCATTTGGTTTAATCATTGCGCAATTCTTGTTCCGGCATCGCCATCCACATTGTCATCGATCACGTCCAGAACTGAAAAACAACCATTACTCATGCGATGCTATGCGATGCATCGAAGACAACAAAAAGTGCCGCAACGGAAGCTTGGCTTCGCTTTCTTCTACCTGTCATCTACTGCCGTCTTGCTCTGGACCATCAAATCGCTCGCTTTAGCCATGAATTTTTGGGGCAACTGTTTTAAGCTGGTGCAGCGCTGCTTCTTCCGGTTCGCAGCGCACGTGGAGACCGCTTATGAATTGGCATAGACAAAATTGagacatttttgtttttcggtttatatttttgtttgtattctTTGCACTTACTTATTGTATTGGGCTCTCTGCGGCGTCGACTgagacgtcgactgcgaccgcgacagcgactgcagcTGACAATTGTTTCTTCTACTTAAAGCACGCATCGGTGCAattggcatttaaattatgcaacattCTTGGATGCACCAGAGACAATTTAAACGCGTCGCCATCGCTCCAAATCACACTAACTAGTGAACCGCGTAGCTAAGCGCATCAAAGGACTCGAAGGACACGCGATAAAAAAGAGAAGTGGAAAACGCGCTGCGGGAAAAGTGcaagtgaaaagtgaaaataaagatttatttgtaatatattgaGTGACAAGTGATTACTATGATGCACTGCATCTGGCTACTGGCcattgttgtggctgtggcctATGGTCGCTCGCTCCACGTGCCGAGCGCATACAACCCTCATCCCCTGCTGCCCAATGCCTACTATCCCCAGCCCTACTCCTATCCAGCTCCCTCTCCTTATGCCTATGGCTACCAGTCGCGTCCACTGATCTACAGTCCACCTGGTAGCTACTTTGACACCGCCTATGGGCTACATAAACCACTGCCTGGAGGTGGCAACCCAGTCGCTGTCGACTACGTAAGTTTATTAACTCAAAATAGATTTGCAGCATTGTTCAAAGTTAGGAATAATTATTGATTTggagaaaatatatataaatatgtgtgaaTATTGTGAATTGAATGAAACTTATAttgatatttcaaatgtaagtAATTCTTTCAAGAATACGAGACACATGTTTATTAGGTTCAGAAACATGTAATGTGTGAAgtttatattaaacaaattaattttgttaactTCTGAGTAGTTTACTAATGAAAGAATTGCTTATTatgtttcaaaatatttctgtatTATTGTGAATTCTTATTAATTCCTGATTCAGAAGAAATTTGAGCAAATTTCTCATATTGATAAtaatctaaaaataacaaacaaaaattaattaataagtattcacttttattattcCCTTTAGAACAATCGCTGCTCTCGTAACTATCTCGGCATCAAACCGCATCCGGATCAGCAGCAATATTATTATGTCTGTCGCCCCAACTGCGTGATCTTCAGCAAATGTCCGAATTTAGAGGTAATTGTCTGTCAGTCTTTAACCAAGTCAATCGTCACTTACCACTTGACTCCCCACAGCGTTTCAACTCGAGTAGCGGCAAGTGCGTGCAGCGTGTACGTCCCGATTATCCTGTTTATTGTGTCAAGGAGGGACGCTTTCCTTACGCCTACGACTGTAAGGTCTACTACAAGTGCGATGCAAATCTGAGACTGGAATGGTACGGTTGCCCATCTGGCACAATTTTCTCGCCCATTAGCAGCAAATGTATTCCTGGTGATGTCTGTCCTTCCACGGAAATCTCCAACAATGGCAGCTACATTCCGGAGAATTGTGAACTCAAGTTCCCCGAGTGCTCAGAGGAAGGCACATTTGTGTCGCCCACCGATAGTTCCTTGTACTACACCTGCAAGCTGCAACCAAGTGGCAACTACTTGCAGACACGCTTCAAGTGAGTTGTAAATCTCCAATCTGCTTATTCCGCATATTAATCTTTTTGTTATCGTTTCTCAGGTGTCCTGGCAACAACTGCTTCGATCCGGAACGCAAGATTTGCCAGCCTaggcgcaacaacaacttccAGAGCTACGTGCCCATAGCAGAGCTTGCCTACGCTCCCATGGCACCTTTCTATCCTTATCTGCCACAACATGGCAACCCCGAGCCAACTTTTGAGGAAGAATACGAACCGGTGCGTGAGGAGAAACTGGAATCAGAGCCAGAAGCTAAAGAGAGTCCAACTTCTGAAGTGGAGAATGCACAAGTCAAGATTGTGATACTGCCACCGAAGACAACAGAaaccacgacaacaaccactacaGCAGCTCCCACCAAGAAGTATCCTTCGTATCCCTATGGCTATGGCTATGGCTATGACTACGACAAACCCGAGACCCACAGTCTTGTCAAGGAAAACCCCGAGCAAGAGGCAGTGgttaatattgttattgtacCAACAACAGCCAAGCCACAAGAGGATACTACGAAATACGAGTACAAGAAATACACATACCCCACTCAATCCTCCTCGACACATGCCACTCAACCAACAAAGCCCTCGTCTACCCTTGTTCCGGCACCAAAGCCTGCGCTTATCGAGAAACAAGTTTTGCATAGAAAAATTGTCATCCTTCCTCCCATTACAACATCACAAACTGAGGAGCCCACAAAACCAACCACAACAACTCGCaagccaacgacaacaaccactaaggcaacgacaacgagcaCCACTAAGAAACCCACCACCCCTAAGCCAACGACAACATCAACtacaaaaactacaacaacagaaaagacaacaactccgaaaaccacaacgacaaccacgACTAAAGCTCCGACTACTACCACAACGACAACTCCGAAAccagcaaccacaaccacaactacaactccAAAACCAATCACATCTACTACGAAAGCTcctacgacaacaacacccAAACCAACCACAACATCCAAgactaccacaacaacaactttaaagCCAACCACCGGAGGAACTTCGCAAACGACATCTGTTGATAGCACAATTCGTACCACAAGACAGCTGACCACGAAACTAACGACCTTGACACCGTCACCTTCAACAGCTAAGACGACGAAGCCACCATGTCCCCCAcccaccacaacaaccacaaccaagcttccagcaacaaccacaacgactaCAACTCCTAaaccaacaacatcaacaacaaaagcaaccaCAACTACTCCtaaaccaaaaacaacttcgacaacaaaaacaaccacTCCAAAGCGAACCACAGCTTCGACCCACAAAACAACTTCGAAACttacaacaacttcaacaacaaaaacaactccgaaaccaacaacaactgcgacaacaaaaaccactcctaaaccaacaacaacttcaacaacaaaagcaaccacaaccactcctaaaccaacaacaacttcgacaacaaaaacaactccgaaaccaaaaacaactacaacaaaaaaagcaaccaCAACCCCTCctaaaccaacaacaacttcgacaacaaaaacaactccaaaaccaaaaacaactttaacaacaaaaacatctccgaaaccaacaacaatttcgaCAACAAAGTCGACTCCAAAACCGACGACAGCctccacaacaaaagcaaccacaaccactcctaaaccaacaacaacttcaacaactcCGAAACCAACAACAGCTTCGACAACAAAAGCCACCACAACTACTCCCAAACCAACAACTccgcaaccaacaacaacttcaacatcAAAAAACAACTCcgaaaccaacaacaacttcaacaacaaaagtaactACAACCACTCctaaaccaacaacaacaacaactcctaaacaaacaacaacaagactgACGACAACctcgacaacaaaaacaaccacaaccacttctaaaccaacaacaactcctaagccaacaacaacttctaaaccaacaacaacttcaacaacaaaatcaactccgaaaccaacaacaacttcgacaacaacagaaaccacaactacaacaactccgaaaccaacaacaacttcgacaacaaaagaaaccacaactacaacaactccgaaaccaacaacaacagctgcaacgaAAGCaccaaccacaacaaccacaaaaatagcaacaacagcatccaCAACAACTGTGAAACCAACAACGACTTCTTCAACGAAAGCAcctacaacaactaccactacgacgacaacaactacaccAAAGCcttccacaacaacaacctctCAAAAAACCCACTACAACATCAATAACTACGACTACTccaaaaacgacaacaactacgacTAAAACTCCAACAACAGAGcccccagcaacaacaaccacaaaagcatctacaacaccaaaaccaacaataacaacgactaAGACTCCAACAACCgaactgacaacaacaacgcctaaaccaacaacatcaactactACCAAAGCTCCTACGACAACAGaaagaacaacgacaacaacaacgccaaaaCCAACAACACTTTCGACTAAagctccaacaacaacaccaacgacTACCACGACAACTCCTAAgcccccaacaacaacagtaacaactcCCAAGCCATCATCAACGACAACAGTAACAACTCCCaagacaacaacgacaagaacAACACCCAGCGCTAGtccaacaactgcagcaacatcaaAGACGACAACCAAGCTGACAACAGCTGAGAGCACAATTCGCACCACGAGACAGTCGACAACTCAATTGGCCACCTCGAAGACAACTCCGTCAGcgataacaacgacaactgcagGCCAAAATACGACGTTGGTAACAACCACAGAGCTGCCACCGTGTCACAACTCAGGTATGTCCCATTAAACCGAATTTGAGCGCACACTTGCAATGGCAATGAACACATGTCAAACTCGATTACACTCAACCACCCAATTTGCAGATACAAAAACACAATTCGCATGcacaccacagcaacaaccacaacaacagccacaacaagcacagttacaacagcaacaacagctcaacagcaacatcagcaacaacaacaacaatcaaaacaCAGAACCAGAAACACAATTTGCCATATCAAAAACGAGTAGAAACCGTTTGCTCAGGGAAAGTGAGGCGCAGTCCCCACTTGTGGCacacaatttaatttccaGCGAGGTCAGTTTAGATTACGTCAATGACGAAGCAGCGCCCGAAGGGGAATCTCTACAAGATATGAAGCTCGAGGAGACCCAAAGCACCACTGTGAAAGCCACAACGCAAAGGCCGCTGAAAAAGCCCTCGACAATGTCTTCACTAGCAGCTGCTCACATCCTAAAGAAACTCTTCAGGGTTATATCGACAACGCCAGCTAGCAGAGTGTCCAGTCCTAGGGTGACCATTGCCCAACTGGCGCGACACAATCTGGCCACCTCTAAGCCCTTTATAGCGCAGTCTTTGCGGATGTCAATCAAGCAGTTGGCGACGAATCCAGTCAAGAAGTTTGAAGATGGTGAACCAACAAAACAGTTAGCAAAGAATCAAGTTAAGGAAGTTAAAGAATCTGAGACAATGAATCAAGTTAAACAAGTTGAGACTTCCGAGACAATAAATAAGTTGCCAATGAATCACACCTTAACTTCGACTGTGCCGCCCATTCTAGTTGCGCAATCCGAAGAATCAGAGTACTATGATAGTAACGAGTATGAACTAGACGAGCAGGACAACATGGTGGCAGGAAATGAGCTAATCAACACCACCATTTCCATGGGAAATTCAACTACAGCTCAGCCAACCAGCTTGCCAGTAACAACCACCACAGCGATGCCGTCGACCATaccaataattgaattaaaagcAGTGGAAACCACCACAGGAACTGCACCCATTGCATCTGATACCACAATTGGTATCAGGGATTTTCTGGAAACAAGTTCTAGTGTTCCAGTTCCAGCTATAGTCAATGCCACAATCTTGTCAGCTGCAGTTGTTAAGGGAAATGTGACTGCTGAAGCTGATAACAGTGACAACTACGTGGATTCCGACTATGCCAACGATGAGCCCGcagaggaggaagaggagccGAATGAAATTCAAGATTTGAGTGCCCAAAAGAGCATGCTTATCAATCTGCTGCGCCAAAAGCTAGCCAGAAGGCACATAGTCAATAAGGTGACGCAGTTAATTGCCTCCACCACTTTGGCACCCATTCGGACCACACCCAAGACCACGATAGGCACAACTACACCCAATTCGAATGCCATCAATAGCCACAATGTGGAATATGACGACGAAGACTACGATTATTCCAGCGAAGTGGAGGCCACAGCAGGTGACACTGCCATTAATCAGGATACTTTTAGGCCAGCAGTCAATGCTGGCAATGGGGCAACAGCCAAGCGACACTCCATACATCCAGCCATGGTCATTAGTCCACAGAAGCCAACGCATAAAGTGACTCGCAACGTAAGCGGCTTTGTGCCCAGTAGCGAAGGGTTAACGAGCGAGGCCATACCATCACCACAAGTAGCTGATAGATTCCCCTTTCAAGCAGTCAATCTTGCAGTGGCTCAGCAGCTGCCCAAAGCAGAATTTCTTAGGCAAAGCTTCAATGAGGTTAGCGAAAGATCAAACAAGCATAAATCAAGCAAATCAGCAAATAGCTtgacaaaacacaacacacacaaaggcaCAATCAATACGAATACActtaaagaaaaattgcaTAAGGTAAAGCCCATTAAGATGGCAACGACTCTTTTGCCGATGGTAAGCCGGCAGAGCATCACCACAACAACTAGCAGACCTCCAACAACCActagagcaacaacaacaacaacaaccacaacaattaTATCagaggcaacaaaaaacactgCTACAACACCGaccacagca encodes the following:
- the LOC133840024 gene encoding LOW QUALITY PROTEIN: mucin-2-like (The sequence of the model RefSeq protein was modified relative to this genomic sequence to represent the inferred CDS: deleted 1 base in 1 codon) encodes the protein MMHCIWLLAIVVAVAYGRSLHVPSAYNPHPLLPNAYYPQPYSYPAPSPYAYGYQSRPLIYSPPGSYFDTAYGLHKPLPGGGNPVAVDYNNRCSRNYLGIKPHPDQQQYYYVCRPNCVIFSKCPNLERFNSSSGKCVQRVRPDYPVYCVKEGRFPYAYDCKVYYKCDANLRLEWYGCPSGTIFSPISSKCIPGDVCPSTEISNNGSYIPENCELKFPECSEEGTFVSPTDSSLYYTCKLQPSGNYLQTRFKCPGNNCFDPERKICQPRRNNNFQSYVPIAELAYAPMAPFYPYLPQHGNPEPTFEEEYEPVREEKLESEPEAKESPTSEVENAQVKIVILPPKTTETTTTTTTAAPTKKYPSYPYGYGYGYDYDKPETHSLVKENPEQEAVVNIVIVPTTAKPQEDTTKYEYKKYTYPTQSSSTHATQPTKPSSTLVPAPKPALIEKQVLHRKIVILPPITTSQTEEPTKPTTTTRKPTTTTTKATTTSTTKKPTTPKPTTTSTTKTTTTEKTTTPKTTTTTTTKAPTTTTTTTPKPATTTTTTTPKPITSTTKAPTTTTPKPTTTSKTTTTTTLKPTTGGTSQTTSVDSTIRTTRQLTTKLTTLTPSPSTAKTTKPPCPPPTTTTTTKLPATTTTTTTPKPTTSTTKATTTTPKPKTTSTTKTTTPKRTTASTHKTTSKLTTTSTTKTTPKPTTTATTKTTPKPTTTSTTKATTTTPKPTTTSTTKTTPKPKTTTTKKATTTPPKPTTTSTTKTTPKPKTTLTTKTSPKPTTISTTKSTPKPTTASTTKATTTTPKPTTTSTTPKPTTASTTKATTTTTTTSTTKVTTTTPKPTTTTTPKQTTTRLTTTSTTKTTTTTSKPTTTPKPTTTSKPTTTSTTKSTPKPTTTSTTTETTTTTTPKPTTTSTTKETTTTTTPKPTTTAATKAPTTTTTKIATTASTTTVKPTTTSSTKAPTTTTTTTTTTTPKPSTTTTSQKPTTTSITTTTPKTTTTTTKTPTTEPPATTTTKASTTPKPTITTTKTPTTELTTTTPKPTTSTTTKAPTTTERTTTTTTPKPTTLSTKAPTTTPTTTTTTPKPPTTTVTTPKPSSTTTVTTPKTTTTRTTPSASPTTAATSKTTTKLTTAESTIRTTRQSTTQLATSKTTPSAITTTTAGQNTTLVTTTELPPCHNSDTKTQFACTPQQQPQQQPQQAQLQQQQQLNSNISNNNNNQNTEPETQFAISKTSRNRLLRESEAQSPLVAHNLISSEVSLDYVNDEAAPEGESLQDMKLEETQSTTVKATTQRPLKKPSTMSSLAAAHILKKLFRVISTTPASRVSSPRVTIAQLARHNLATSKPFIAQSLRMSIKQLATNPVKKFEDGEPTKQLAKNQVKEVKESETMNQVKQVETSETINKLPMNHTLTSTVPPILVAQSEESEYYDSNEYELDEQDNMVAGNELINTTISMGNSTTAQPTSLPVTTTTAMPSTIPIIELKAVETTTGTAPIASDTTIGIRDFLETSSSVPVPAIVNATILSAAVVKGNVTAEADNSDNYVDSDYANDEPAEEEEEPNEIQDLSAQKSMLINLLRQKLARRHIVNKVTQLIASTTLAPIRTTPKTTIGTTTPNSNAINSHNVEYDDEDYDYSSEVEATAGDTAINQDTFRPAVNAGNGATAKRHSIHPAMVISPQKPTHKVTRNVSGFVPSSEGLTSEAIPSPQVADRFPFQAVNLAVAQQLPKAEFLRQSFNEVSERSNKHKSSKSANSLTKHNTHKGTINTNTLKEKLHKVKPIKMATTLLPMVSRQSITTTTSRPPTTTRATTTTTTTTIISEATKNTATTPTTATTTPTAATHQEILTVNHKPWLLQSQNQTVHLAPINVLSSIPVTHSNHSNSLLADTTVDYGTEKVPELILKVYEPIDVKVIFCPRACDEDHDHQYDPADNYKTHSNSSCTSNCDEPKHPRHHSVDLAWKPVNLTNTIGFETMT
- the LOC133843194 gene encoding uncharacterized protein LOC133843194 yields the protein MKYLSLLIVFVVRLLIVLAQVKSFGGNEWPTFTGVCELQGDWCTTQCQIAGGSGGRCNKVRLCVCSPL